In Lycium ferocissimum isolate CSIRO_LF1 chromosome 7, AGI_CSIRO_Lferr_CH_V1, whole genome shotgun sequence, the sequence TTATTATTTGGCAACTGAATAATGCTTTACGTGTAAATCTGTgaatgtttatatgtatgcgtgtaatgtatgtatatacttatagcctgtttgaccAAGgttatttttccccaaaaatacttaatttttctaataagtgcttatttttaaaaagaaaggtgtttggtcaagcttttgagagaaaataagtggGGAGTAGTAGAAGCtgtttttttaagctaaaaaaatagcgtttgcccaaaaacacttttcgaaaaagcacttttgagaaaaatgcaCACTTAGAAGCACTCTataaaaatttggccaaacactaattgttgctcaaaagtatttttttttaattaattgagcAACACAAATCTAacttaaaaaaagatttttttataaAGCCAAAAAAATGGAAGAGAAATGGAAGAGTCATTCTTTTTTACACGATctgagaaaagaaaataaggtaaatAAGTTTAAAACACTAGCTCTTATATTGGTGCAAGTAATCATCTTTTTTATTGAatagaaaaaacaaaacaaaaacacaaTGTATAAACTGAGCAAATAAATTGACGGGTTGAATAACTGACCCGATCAGCGATCGAAATCAACTCGTCTACACCATCCGTCAGCTTGGGCTACAACTCAAATTGACCCGATCAGAAAATAACGTTAACAGACCAAAACCCCAGTTGGGGGTTTAAGGCCATTACAAAATCTATATTAGAGCTCTTTTGCTTGGCTGCGTTCAATTTTTGATCCAACCCTTTATCCTATATGTGTGTTAAATGGGTCAAACTTATATTAGAGAAATTTTAACATATGACTATAGTTTGGACACTATTTGCAAGGCGTAATTATGGTTTCGTTAATTACTGCTCGTAGCTACAAAGTGTTTGTCATCAGTTGTATTTTGCTATATCCATTTCAGTTGTATTCAACTTACTGTATTTAATTCAGTTGTATTCATTCGTAGCTACTTTTACAGTGTATTCAATTTACCCTATTCAAgcaacaaaaattcaaaaaatactaAGATATTCGACTGTATTCAATTTACTGTATTCATTCGTAACTACTATTACGTTGTATTACATTCACTGTATTCAATTCGGATGTTTTCAAACAatacaaattcaaaatttacaggaacttgttggaaaaatctCCTTCGGAATATAGAAATACaggcaaaaatataaaaaatacgaTGACGGCTGTGGAGGTGATGACGATGGCCAGATCTGGAACTCAAAATCGTTGGAATAATGGATACAATAAATCACACATGGCGGCCAGATTTGGAAACGACCAGATATGAAACCTAGCTCCGACACCATCAGATCATCGACCAGATCTAAAATCAAATACAACAATCACTTCCCCCAAATCTGAAATGGAAGAACCAAAGGTCGTCGGCCTTGTGTCGTCTGGTATTCAGATCTGaaacagaaaaaataaaaagtccaGGATTTACTCCGTCCGGCGAAGCAGAGACGAAGAAATAAGTGAGGTTCAGCGGCTTTGGAGAAATGAGGGGGAAGAGGAGTAGTGAGGTTTAATGTGAATTTGCTATGGAACACAAAATATAGCTATGTATAGTAATTAGTTTAAACTATAGTTGTACATAGGAAATACCTGATTGATGTTGTTACACCATGTAAAATTTCCTAAATAATTTTGATAATATTGGACtatgtattttcattgaatgAAACCAAATACAACGACAACGTCAGCCGAATCTGAATGGAAGAACCAAAGTTATTGGCATTGCGCCGTCCGATAACCAAATTTGAAACAGAAGAAACAAAAGGTCACCGGAGTTGCTCTGCCCGGTGAAGcagagaagaaaaaataagtgGGGGTCAGCGGCTTTGGAGAAATGAGGGAGAAGAGGAGCAGTGAGGTTTAATGTGAATTTGCTATGAAATACAAAATATAGCTATGTatagtaattattttaaattatagttGTGAATGGTAAATACCCAATAGATGTTAGTTACATCATGTAAAATTTCCTAAataaaattggaaaatattGGGCTGTGTATTTTCATTAAGTGATAAGGGAGTTTTAGCAATTTTTTTGCACCAATATAATTGCCCTTCATAgagactggtctttaatttttttccctcgtatttgtgatttttaatttttgtactcactgcttatttaatgaaaatatcccTATATGTTTCCCTCGACTTAAGTTCCATAACATTTTTATCTTCGGAAACTGAACTTTTGCCTCGCTTGGCAAAAGTTCTATAGGAACTAATTTAGGCAACATAAGTTTTgtagtatttttcaaattatgttgagtgttgaaagtttttTCCTTTTCCGGCATAACTTGTGTGGATGTGATGATACATATGCCCAAGCTAAATGCTAACTGTGGCGAGCGGAATCTAAACTTATgtcttttttcaaattatattgaatgttgaaagttttgcctcGTCCGGCACAACTTATGGGATGTTATGATTTATATGCCGAAGCTAAACGCTAACTATGCCTGTCGAAATTTAATTTATGCGGCGCTAAAAGTGttgaatgacaaaaattaaagacgcaAATTTGAGTTTTAATATTGGGTTGCATAGAAGATTACTGGAGCATTCATGACCGGGGGGATCCAAACCCATTTTACCGGAGCCTAAATGGCATAAATTTGccacaaaaaaaccaaaatggtatgccttttttttttcaaaccaaaatgggtatttcgttggataaccaacgaaatacccgcATCTTACTGTTCATGCcgaattatttcaaaattttttttttttttttttttttaattttggtgcatttcgtgaaatgctGAACGAAAtggcattaaatttttttttttttttaatttcgtttatacaaaaaacgaaagtaaaaataaaaatatttttggcctATTTCGTTGgcagtccaacgaaataggacaaatttttttttttttttaatttcgtttttgttaGCCAAATtgttagccaaataaaaaaaatatatatatatgcttgagGAAAGTACGCTTCTCCGGcaggacttttagttgtgttcaaCTAAAAGTCTACGGAGGGGGGGcatttagttgtgtttaagtaaaagtacgcGGAGggggacttttagttgtgtttaagtaaaagtccgccggaggggcgtacttttagttattcaTACGAAGAACTATACATATTGCGGACAAACTATAAGATTTTATTATAGCCAACCAAACCAAACACGTAATGTTGATAACCAAATTCATATCAActtttcaacattattattattaaaattgtacTCGGTTCTACACGTAAtgggcataaaagtttgcccattaaattttgccttataaggcaaacttttgttataccttaaggaaaacttacgccttatggggcatacttttagttatgttttatgggacacacttttagctaaggcattactaaaagtttcccttgaaaagttaaaaaaaatatatatatgcttcaagggaaAGTctgggcagacttttagttgtgtttaagtaaaagtctaTGAGGAGGGCGGactttttagttgtgtttaagtaaaagtctgccggaggaggcagacttttagttattcaTACAGTAACCATACATATTGCAgacaaactatatatatatatttcattcatgtaccaatgaaataggatgaatatatatatatttttgtttcttttgatgagtATCCAATCTCAATGAATAACATTTTCCCACTCAATGCGGATAAGTATTTGCCTACCGTCGAGGAAGTGGAATACTAGAAATGACGTATCAGAtcataaagtacaaaaatattaGTTGGTGCCATGGCAATAATGGAAGCCCTATCTCTTATGGAAGACACAACAGCCCATATTGGCAACAATTGCAGTCAGACGTTACTTCCACTCTCTCGTttcgtttttcttcttttgtcctTCTAAGAAAATTGCTTTACATATAGTTCAAAGTTACttcatgtttttacaatatttCAATCTTTATATATGTGGAGATTGGATactcatcaaaagaaacaaaatatatatatattcatcctatttcattggtacatgaatgaaatatatatatatagtttgtcTGCAATATGTATGGTTACTGTAtgaataactaaaagtccgctctccggcagactttttacttaaacacaactaaaaagtCTGCCCTCCGGCACTTTttttaaacacaactaaaagtacgccCCTCCGGCGACTTTTAGttgaacacaactaaaagtctgcttTACGAGAAACGTACTTTccttgaatatatatatattttttttaacttttcaagggaaacttttagtaatgccttagctaaaagtgtgtcccataaaacataactaaaagtatgccccataaggcgtaagttttccttaaggtataacaaaagtttgccttataaggcaaaatttaatgggcaaacttttatgcccaTTACGTGTAGAAACTGAgtacaattttaataataataatgttgaaaagTTGATATGAATTTGGTTATCAACATTACGTGTTTGGTTTGGTTGGCTATAATAAAATCTTATAGTTTGTCTGCAATATGTATGGTTACTGTAtgaataactaaaagtctgccccctccggcatacttttacttaaacacaactaaaagtctgccccctccggcagacttttacttaaacacaactaaaagtctgccccctccggcagacttttagttgaacacaactaaaagtctgccggagggggcagactttcccttgaagcatatatatatatattttttttatttggctaacaATTTGGCtaacaaaaacgaaattaaaaaaaaaaaaaatttgtcctatttcgttggtagtccaacgaaataggccaaaaatatttttatttttactttcgttttttgtataaacgaaattaaaaaaaaaaattttaatgcCATTTCGTTCAAAGATTTCACGAAATgcaccaaaattaaaaaaaaaaaaaaaaattttgactgaAATAATTCGGGCATGAACAAGAAGATgcgggtatttcgttggttatccaacgaaatacccattttggtttgaaaaaaaaaaggcataccattttggtttttttgtggcaaatttatgccatttaggctctctttctttattattattgttattattattattaaatgcATTTTTTCCATAGAATATTACTGGAGCATTCACGACCCATGGGATCCAAACCCATTTTAGTAagttcctttttctcttttttttttttttttttttattattattattattattattattattattattattattatcatctaTTCTTTAAATGCTTTTTTTATTTCCCGTTTTCTTTGAAACCTCGAGAACATCATAACGCATAACTCATAAGCATGAatagcaaaaaacaaaaaaaaaaagaaaatagaaggtGCAATTGTAACTCTTTTAGAAAGACgataataattatttattagtgctttttatcaaataaaaagCTAAAAGTACACATACTTTTATTGGCAACAAAAAATATGTGTACTCATTGCTAACAATGACATggtaaattaaatattattttcactCTCAATTTGTGCAACAAGAGATGCATAGGAACGGAAACTCTGGCTGGCATCTGCAACACTTGAATTTCTTGCACAAACCAAAGCCGCAACCTAAAATTGTCCAAAACAAACATTCTCCATATATCAGaacaataaaaaatatcatTACAAAGACTTCGAATTAATTCAAAAAACATATTATAAGCCAATCCGGCAACGAGAGTCTATGTGCTTGGAAACCAAAACTTTGCAATTGTAATTttcatcataaacataattATACTCATAAGAgagatttatgtttttaaagtaattttttgttATTCTTTATTAACAcgggaaaaaagataaataaaaaaaaggtaagatatTCCTAAATTTAGGTATACTTACTTGCGATAGAGACACGAGTGCTACGACTCGCAGTAGACAAATCTAGTGAGATTGCTGGTGATGTTGCTTCTTCTATGGGTGTTGGCTTAAGTACATATGATGGTGATGTTGCTTCTTGTGCGGGTGTTGGCTCAAGTACATATGGTGGTGATGTTGCTTCTAGGGTTAATGGagaaaaaaca encodes:
- the LOC132062655 gene encoding uncharacterized protein LOC132062655, giving the protein MAKLTNAMWCMIVVLFVVFSPLTLEATSPPYVLEPTPAQEATSPSYVLKPTPIEEATSPAISLDLSTASRSTRVSIASCGFGLCKKFKCCRCQPEFPFLCISCCTN